AAATTTGTGGCACCCGACCTCATCCTCTGTCTACTCCATTTCTCTACTGGAACTAAGAAACAAATTTCCATACGCTTTACTTTGAATCGTCATCTCAAACGTCATACACTCTTGTCATCTTActacactatatatatatatatatatacatgtaattcACAATATCTCGAACCATTCAAAATCACCAACTTCTACACTGCTAAAACCACGAAGCACACACGAGATCTCAGTTCTTACagctatatatagatatagaccAGACACACTCTTTGCCAGCCTCACACAAACATTTTGCTTCACCAATGAGCCGGCGCCATGTACTCCTTGTGACATTTCCAGCACAAGGCCACATCAATCCCTCCCTTCAATTTGCCAAGAGGCTCATCGACATGGGCATTGAGGTCACCTTTGCCACCAGCTTATACGCACGGCGGCGCATGGAGAAAACCGCCGCCAGGGACCTACCGAAGGGCCTGAGTTTCGCTGCCTTTTCAGACGGATATGATGATGGGTTCACGATGAGCGACGACCCCAGGAAGTACATGACGGAGATAAGAAGTCGAGGCGCCAAGACTCTGAAAGATACTGCTCTGTCAGCTGCAGAGCAGGGCCGTCCCGTGACGTGCTTGATTTACACTCTCCTCCTCCCGTGGGCGTCAGAGGTGGCGCGTGAAGTCAACATCCCGAGCGCTCTCCTCTGGATCCAACCCGCCACCGTGTTGGATATATACTACTACTATTTCAATGGCTATGCAGATGAAATTATTGCCAGCTCCAATGACCCGTCGTGGAAACTTCAGCTGCCGGGACTTCCAATATTGCTATCCAAACGTGATCTTCCATCTTTTATGCTTCCTAACTGCTCGGAGAGGTATAGTTTTGCTCTTACAACTTTCAAGGAACAGCTCGAGGCATTGGATGTCGAAACGAAGCCTAAAGTGCTTGTCAACACTTTTGATTCATTGGAGTCTAATGCGCTCAAGGCCATCGACAAGTATGAGTTAATTGGAGTCGGGCCCTTGATTCCTTCTGCTTTCTTGGGTGGTAAAGATCCTTCCGATACGTCTTTTGGCGGAGATCTCTTTCAGAAATCTGATGACTACATAGAATGGTTGAACTCGAAGCCCGAATCTTCAGTTGTTTATGTGTCTTTCGGCAGCTTGCTGAGGCTACCAAAAGCTCAGATGGAGGAGATTGCAAAAGGGCTACT
This is a stretch of genomic DNA from Sesamum indicum cultivar Zhongzhi No. 13 unplaced genomic scaffold, S_indicum_v1.0 C01285, whole genome shotgun sequence. It encodes these proteins:
- the LOC105155280 gene encoding crocetin glucosyltransferase, chloroplastic-like, giving the protein MSRRHVLLVTFPAQGHINPSLQFAKRLIDMGIEVTFATSLYARRRMEKTAARDLPKGLSFAAFSDGYDDGFTMSDDPRKYMTEIRSRGAKTLKDTALSAAEQGRPVTCLIYTLLLPWASEVAREVNIPSALLWIQPATVLDIYYYYFNGYADEIIASSNDPSWKLQLPGLPILLSKRDLPSFMLPNCSERYSFALTTFKEQLEALDVETKPKVLVNTFDSLESNALKAIDKYELIGVGPLIPSAFLGGKDPSDTSFGGDLFQKSDDYIEWLNSKPESSVVYVSFGSLLRLPKAQMEEIAKGLLDSSRPFLWVIRDNEKANEEKKEDDERLSCMEELEKVGRIVPWCSQLEVLTHPSLGCFVTHCGWNSTLES